A genomic segment from Rhodothermales bacterium encodes:
- a CDS encoding PVC-type heme-binding CxxCH protein, protein MSRLFALCMLVLFAAPALAQDDLNNIPIPDPRLEMEALQLMDGFEINLFAADPMIEKPIQMTWDEEGRLWVVGSNIYPHLLPGQAPNDKIYVLEDTDDDGQADVTTVFADGLLTPSGIAVGDGGVYVANSTEILHIRDLDGDGYGEDRRVVLRGFGADDTHHIIHSFRWAPDGMLYINQSIYIFSHIETPWGVRRLRQGGIWHYRTETMELDVLSTGFVNPWGHEFDPWGQSFATDGAFHDGINHVFPGSAFVAAYETERILAGLNPGQPKHAGLAIVSGRHMPDSLQGHMIANDFRANRVNRFAVDDLPEGRYRSTQRPDLISTDNVAFRPVDVTIGPDGAIYLADWYNPIIQHGEVDFRDSRRDHIHGRIWRITAKDRPLVDTPRLKGASVAELLDALMLPEEWTRTQARRLLRERGAAEVLPVLQPWIARQERQSTNGQRMLLEGLWLHQALDRVEPTLLREVLAAPDPRARAAAVRVLYHWNDRVDGIDALLEAAVDDDHARVRREAISALGKRGSAEAARTAIRALDRAMDDELDYALWHTLRLLQPHWHDAAIASPAFFGDDRKRAFALMAAHTPEAMRQLVDLYTSRALPVEYAEETLELLARYGSTDDLNQVLEEALAGDTLGENTRAAYLAALEEAEVMPSASPERIVTLLDADVDDDVDDDARASAARLAGKWQLTAARDALLRLITDERTPADLMNAAIGGLARLDDVESRDQLAALTSDQNPLTLRISVAASLAELDAEGFAPQALNLLQALPETAQTTPLFRALFRSGRGRRAFGTAMAGVSIPAPFATAGLEAYRGNRQEDRALLDALEASGGVAPIERMPQDPDVFELQRIEMDVKASGDAARGETIYRQAALACQRCHAIGGGGGLVGPDLSSIGASAPTDYIIGALLKPDAAIKDGYALVQVERKDGTTVSGLLVRQTGDAVLIRDAGGQVIRVPSAQVEEQQILPGSLMPPGLTAPLEREEFVDLVAFLSRLGEPGDYRLATIPTVRGWEAAVAAANGAAAAVAGVGPVAWEPAFSRVDGGLPLADLTELTSAEGSRHSLVRFPFEAQRAGDVVLEISSVAGVTAWLDGQAEAIKGNSLILSVQPGPHTVTLAIDRATFAGDALHIHIDTDRSSANVVLVNPLE, encoded by the coding sequence TCGTGGGCAGCAATATCTACCCGCACCTTCTTCCCGGCCAGGCACCGAACGACAAGATCTACGTCCTCGAAGACACCGATGACGATGGGCAGGCGGACGTGACCACGGTGTTCGCCGACGGCCTGCTCACGCCCTCGGGCATCGCGGTCGGCGACGGCGGGGTGTATGTTGCCAACTCCACCGAAATCCTCCATATCCGGGACCTCGACGGCGACGGCTACGGGGAGGACCGGCGCGTGGTCCTGCGCGGGTTCGGGGCAGACGACACCCACCATATCATCCACAGCTTCCGGTGGGCGCCGGACGGGATGTTGTACATCAACCAGTCGATCTACATCTTCAGCCACATCGAAACCCCGTGGGGCGTGCGCCGGCTCCGCCAGGGCGGCATCTGGCACTACCGGACCGAAACGATGGAGCTGGACGTGTTGTCGACCGGCTTCGTAAACCCGTGGGGGCACGAGTTCGACCCCTGGGGGCAGTCCTTCGCCACCGACGGCGCTTTCCACGATGGCATCAACCACGTTTTCCCCGGATCGGCGTTTGTCGCGGCTTACGAGACCGAGCGCATCCTCGCCGGCTTGAACCCGGGCCAGCCCAAACACGCCGGCCTTGCCATCGTCAGCGGCCGGCACATGCCGGACTCGCTCCAGGGCCACATGATCGCCAACGACTTCCGGGCCAACCGCGTCAACCGCTTCGCTGTCGACGACCTGCCCGAAGGCCGCTACCGGTCCACCCAGCGGCCGGACCTCATCTCGACGGACAACGTCGCTTTCCGCCCGGTCGACGTCACCATCGGGCCGGACGGCGCGATCTACCTGGCCGACTGGTACAACCCGATCATCCAGCACGGGGAGGTGGATTTCCGGGATTCCCGGCGCGACCACATCCACGGCCGCATCTGGCGCATTACGGCGAAGGATCGGCCCCTCGTGGATACGCCCCGCCTCAAGGGCGCCTCCGTCGCCGAACTGCTCGACGCCCTGATGCTCCCCGAGGAGTGGACGCGCACCCAGGCCCGCCGCCTACTCCGCGAACGCGGCGCCGCGGAGGTCCTGCCCGTCCTCCAACCCTGGATCGCCCGGCAAGAGCGCCAGTCCACCAACGGCCAGCGCATGCTCCTCGAAGGCCTGTGGCTCCATCAGGCGCTGGACCGAGTCGAGCCTACCCTGCTCCGCGAGGTGCTGGCCGCGCCCGACCCGCGGGCACGTGCGGCCGCCGTGCGCGTCCTCTACCACTGGAATGATCGGGTAGATGGGATCGATGCCCTGCTCGAGGCCGCGGTCGATGACGACCACGCCCGCGTCCGCCGCGAGGCGATTTCGGCGCTGGGTAAACGCGGCTCGGCCGAGGCGGCGCGAACGGCCATCCGGGCGCTCGACCGGGCGATGGACGACGAGCTCGACTACGCCCTCTGGCACACGCTCCGGCTCCTCCAGCCCCACTGGCACGACGCCGCCATCGCCTCGCCGGCGTTTTTCGGAGACGATCGCAAGCGGGCTTTCGCCCTCATGGCCGCTCACACCCCCGAAGCCATGCGCCAGCTCGTCGACCTCTATACGAGCCGCGCATTACCCGTGGAGTACGCCGAGGAAACCCTCGAACTCCTGGCCCGATACGGCTCGACCGACGATTTGAACCAGGTACTGGAGGAGGCCCTCGCCGGCGACACACTGGGTGAGAACACCCGTGCCGCGTACCTCGCCGCGCTCGAAGAGGCCGAGGTGATGCCTTCCGCCTCGCCCGAGCGGATCGTAACGCTCCTCGACGCCGACGTAGACGACGACGTGGACGACGACGCCCGCGCGAGCGCCGCCCGCCTCGCCGGCAAATGGCAGCTCACCGCCGCGCGCGACGCGCTGCTACGCCTCATCACCGATGAACGTACGCCGGCCGACTTGATGAATGCCGCCATCGGAGGGCTCGCCCGGTTGGACGATGTGGAAAGCCGCGACCAACTCGCCGCACTGACATCCGACCAGAACCCGCTCACGCTGCGGATCAGCGTGGCCGCCTCCCTGGCCGAACTCGACGCCGAGGGGTTTGCCCCCCAGGCCCTCAACCTGCTGCAGGCCCTGCCTGAAACCGCCCAGACGACGCCCCTTTTCCGGGCCCTCTTCCGGTCGGGCCGGGGCCGGCGCGCCTTCGGAACGGCCATGGCCGGCGTGTCGATTCCCGCCCCGTTCGCCACCGCCGGCCTGGAAGCCTACCGGGGCAATAGGCAGGAGGATCGGGCGTTGCTCGACGCCCTGGAAGCATCCGGTGGCGTCGCCCCCATCGAACGGATGCCACAGGACCCCGACGTGTTCGAGCTGCAGCGGATCGAAATGGATGTCAAGGCCAGCGGCGACGCCGCGCGCGGTGAAACCATCTATCGCCAGGCTGCCCTGGCGTGTCAGCGCTGCCACGCCATCGGCGGCGGAGGTGGGCTCGTCGGGCCGGACCTCAGCAGCATCGGCGCAAGTGCTCCCACAGACTATATCATCGGAGCCCTCCTGAAACCCGACGCCGCCATAAAAGATGGATACGCACTCGTTCAGGTAGAGCGCAAGGACGGAACCACTGTAAGCGGCCTGCTGGTGCGCCAGACTGGCGACGCTGTACTGATTCGTGACGCCGGCGGCCAGGTGATCCGCGTCCCCTCCGCCCAGGTGGAGGAGCAGCAGATTCTCCCGGGTTCGCTCATGCCGCCCGGCCTGACGGCGCCGCTGGAGCGGGAAGAGTTCGTCGACCTCGTCGCCTTCCTGTCCCGCCTCGGCGAGCCTGGAGACTATCGGCTCGCCACCATCCCGACCGTCCGAGGGTGGGAGGCGGCCGTGGCGGCCGCGAATGGCGCCGCCGCCGCCGTCGCCGGCGTCGGACCGGTCGCGTGGGAGCCAGCGTTCAGCCGCGTGGATGGCGGCCTGCCGCTCGCCGACCTGACCGAATTGACATCGGCCGAGGGCAGCAGGCACAGCCTGGTCCGTTTCCCGTTCGAGGCACAGCGCGCCGGCGATGTCGTGCTGGAAATCTCATCCGTGGCCGGCGTCACCGCCTGGCTCGACGGCCAGGCCGAGGCGATCAAGGGTAACAGTCTTATACTGTCCGTCCAACCCGGCCCTCACACCGTTACCCTCGCCATCGACCGCGCCACCTTCGCCGGCGACGCCCTGCACATCCATATCGATACCGATCGCTCCTCGGCTAACGTGGTCCTGGTTAATCCTCTGGAGTAG